Genomic segment of Globicephala melas chromosome 7, mGloMel1.2, whole genome shotgun sequence:
agtttatttttgtgtatgatgttagggagtgttctaatttcattcttttacatgtagctgtccagttttcccagcaccacttgctgaagaggctgtcttttctccattgtatattcttgcctcctttatcaaagataaggtgaccgtatgtgcatgggtttatctctgggttttcaaTCCTggtccactgatctatatttctgtttttgtgccagtaccatactgtcttgattactgtagttttatagtatagtctgaagtcagggagcctgattcctccagctccgtttttctttctcaagattgctttggctacagggtcttttgtgtttccatacaaattgtgaaattgtttgttctagttctgtgaaaaatgccagtggtagtttgatagggattgcactgaatctgtagattgctttgggtagtagagtcattttcacaatgttgattcttccaatccaagaacatggtatatctctctgtctacttgtatcatctttaatttctttcatcagtgtcttataattcattttcatgtttttgaatttcttttaatttttcatatgttCATTTCATATAGTCTTTCACTTTGATTACATATTACAAAAGTTTCAGCCCACAAtgcaatggaaaattttaaaagcattcttcACCAAagatagtttgagaagcactgggcCTTTGGAGAATGGTCAAAGGCCTTTGGTCAACACCTTTGGAGAAGTACAAGTATGCACCCCCTACGTCTCCCCTTTGCCCCTCTGATTTCTCTGCTTGAGGAAACAGGGAATGGGAAAACTAAAGTGTGAGGGGCAGAGGGCATATGAGGTGGGGAGCAACTCAGAGGACAGGGAGGTCTTGTGCTTTCAGGAATACAGCCATTCCACACAGCAGCACCGTTTGGAAGTAGTCCTCCAAACTTTCTAGTGATGTTGGGCTGGGCTGAGAACTGGAGACCCAGAAGACATGGGGAATGACTTTTAAATCAAACCGTTTCTCCTGCCTTTTAGTCAGATAACCTCAGTGCATCAGGAATGGGTACCAGCACATTCTGTTTCACTTCCAATTAAATTGAGATGGTAGGCTCCAGGACAAATATGGTGACCAGGCAGCCTTTACTCCTGAAGAAAGAGGAACATTACCAGTAGCTCTGCAATGTGAACTTGGGCTTTTTTTTGCCAAGACCTTGCTTAGAACCGAACATCTCCAAGTCTGTAGCCAGAGAAGATGTTCCTCACTTTCTGAAGGGGCAGCCGAGAAAATCTGAAGGTGAGTTCATTTAATTACACAGTTATTCCTTTATTCTTTCgtccataaatatttctttactgACCTTTTTCTTCAGCGTTTGAAAATCTTTACAGGGAACtcatatttggtttatttttatctatGGGAGTTTGGGGGGCCTCCTGAGGACGCTTTCCTCCAAGATTTGAGTTAGCTGTTCTATCTAGCCCAAGACTTATTTACCAGATAGCACACTGGTGCCAGTGTTTCCCCTTAGGACGTTGCTCTCATTGATGTCTGCTTACCACTGTCCGAAACCAAGTGGCCTAAACCACCAGGGCAAACCTATTGTCcaaaattttgcatttattgGCTTATTGCAATGAGAGATATCGCACAGCAGAGGAAATGTGAAGCATTTcaccaaaaaaagggaaaaaaatagaattatttttataggaTTTGGGTGCAAGGGTAGAGctcaaatgaaatttaaatgacGCAgtggtgttttaaaaaatttttttaattttaaatttattgtggtaCAATGTACATCACattaaatttactattttaaccatttttaagtgtacggtttagtggaattaaatacatttacattgttgCACAACCATTGCCACTATGcatccccagaactttttcatcttgcaaaactgaagatCTATACCCATTCAACTTTAACTCTCGTTTCTACTTTCCCCCCGTACCCCTGGTAGCCACTGttctactttgtgtctctatgaatttgactattctatgtcccccatataagtgaaatcatacaacatttgtccttttctgtctggctgatTTCATTTAACATGATGTTGAAGCCGAGTTTCAATAGGCTGTGTATAAAAGTGTTAACATCAGGTCTGGACTGTGATGTAGACCCAGGGTCTTCTTCCTTGAAATCCAGAAATCTCACTCCCAGTTGTCTACAGCCTCTCTTCGGCCTCCTCTCTTGCCACTCTTCCTCAGCAGGTGCTAAACATAAGCATAACCAAACGCCTTCTGTTCCCAGAACAAATATGTGAATATTTGCACATGTTGTTTTTCTCTGCCGGAACATTAAGCCATCCTTCAGCTCTCCCCTTAGAAACCCCCTCCTATGGGAAGTCTTCCTGAATGTCCCCAAGACTGGGGGAGTCACCAAGCCTTTGGACTCCCATAGGATCCTGACCTTGTCTGCAACATAACACCCATCATGCTGAATTGTCACTGTCTTTTTTTGTGCTGGTCTTCACCAGATGACAAAGGCAAAAACCATCGCACCTCTGCACACCTCGCTCCAGATCTGACacataactattttaaaatgtatattgaaTTAATAACAATGGCagtcaccatttattgagtgcctattaccGCCTGGCACAAATATTCACTGATATAGGTGATATTAGCATGCttgttttagaaatgaggaaagtgagcCTCAGAAGGTTAAGTGCATGCCCAGGTCACATTAACTAAGGGGTTACACAGGCTGCGTTCAAACCTGGACCCCCTGTCTTTGAAGCCAACGTGCTTAAGCACTATGTCATGTGTGTTCAGAGCTCACATCGCCCATTTGAGCCCCACTTTAgttatgagggaaaaaaaggagaaacatgtAGTCTTGTGGTGGAGGTGAATTTAGAGAAAAGGGAGGGCAGTTGGTTCAGGTACAAACtggaggaaggatggatggagagatTGAATTGGATATCATGGAAATATCCTCTTCTCCTGGCCAAACCACAGAAAGTCTTGAGGACGTAATCAAAGTAGCACATTCAAACAAGAACAAACTGGGTTAGGTCGGTATTCTGTGATGGGATCTGCTCCATTGGTGTTACGATCTTGTCTGAAGAAGTCAGCTGGGTTTACCAGGCTGGTGtttgttccctttttaaaaatatttttgtttaaatgcaATCTTAAATTTTAGACAATCAATATATATGTCAattaagaaaaattcagaaaagacaggtgagcaaaaataaaaggaaataagaagtACAAATACTGTTTCAAGACCGTTTCTTCTAGAATGTAATTCCACTTTTCTAAATAACATGTTTATAACTACATTGCTTGATTGCTTAATTTAGGCATTATCTATTAGGGTTTAACAATTTTATATTACTCTGTACACACACAGGCAACCTTCGAAAtctttgtgctttaaaaaaattaatattcaatgTCTCCCTTATTATGACTAGGTAAAATACCAttcacagctgagccccagggtgTGCTATGATTACATTGCTTTTCTTTTGAGACATTCTATTTATCCCGGCTTTAACACTCGCCTCATTTCACCATTTGCTTACTTTCTGTATATCTGTCACTAAGTCATCCCCATCCTGTCTGATGGACCTGTGAAACGCACCTCAATACAGCAACTGCACACCAGGTAATCcattggtttcttttgttttctaagacGTTGCTCCTGGAATGCTCTGCCCTCCTGTTTCACTCTGTGTTACTTGGTCTTTGGACCTCCTGACCAGCTGTCTCTTTGGGGGTTCCTCACCATTATCCTGGAAATGCCCTTGGCTACCCTCTGTGTTGAACCCCTGTGTACTGGGTACACGGTTTCCTCTCTCTTGATTAATGCATTCACTTTAGGAAGGTAAATTTTCCTGTAGCTTCCTGAAGAAGGTACATGAATGATATTAACGGTAGTTTTTCATTGTCTCTATTTCCTCtgagctctcttctttctttctgttttgttctgtgtATTTTCATTGTTAGAGGCTATTCCCATATATCAGTTGATCCTTGGCGATTATTTGTATTTAAGAGGGGGAGACTAAAAAGTGCCAGAGGCTCAAAAGGGCTTGTGGAGTGGACAGAGACCTGGTGGTTGGGTGACGGATTCCCCTAGTGTCAGGATGCGTAGCTAGGCTTTTCTCTCAGCTAGTTTGCCTGAGGGAAGGAGAATCCAAGCTCCTGCCTGTAGGTTATAAGGCTGGAGCTTCACATGTCAATGTGGAGGCTTTCATTTATCCTCACATTTTCAGTCCAGCACCCCTTTTCTGCTCTCAGCTGTACCTAGCTCCTTCGCATCTTTGTTTCAAGCTCTTCAGAGAATAAACTTCCAGCCAGGAATGGAGAAGAGCAACTCCTGACAAGTGGGGCAGGACACAGGACAGGGAATCTGGAACCAACTCCTTGTACAGAGTTTGAAGCAACCCCTTGTTTCAGACTCACCTGCAACCCCACCCTCAGAGGTACCTGGTATCTTTAATTCCTGCTCCTTTCTGGGGTTATTATTTCTTGTTGAGTTCTACCCTCTGCAGGCAGTGAGCAGAACAGAGAAAGCTGACTACTAAACTGGTTATTATTCATccatacagtttttttaaaaaataaatttatttatttatggttgtgttgggtcttcgttgctgcgtgcgggctgtctctagttgtggtgagcaggggctactcttcgttgcggtgcacgggcttctccttgcggtggcttctcttgttgcggagcatgggctctaggcgcacgggcttcagtagttgtggcacacgggctcagtagttgtggcttgcgggctccaaagcgctggctcagtagtcgtggcacacaggcttagttgctccgcggcatgtgggatcttcccggaccagggctcgaacccgtgtcccctgcatcggcaggcggattctcaaccactacgccaccaaggAAGTTCATCCATACAGTTTTCACCTTCCAAAATTTTGTTGATGTCGTGCATGTGTGGTTTTACCCTCTAggtttttgctgttctttttctttaccttttatttttatttttttttgtttggctgcatggcttgcgggatcttagttcccagaccagggatcgaagccgggccctggcagtgaaagcactgagtcctaaccactggactgtcagggaattcccttctttacctttttaaaaaattagtctaCCATCATTTTAGTGAGGTTTGTGGAGAGAGTGGAGAAAAGCTTGTACATTCAATCTTTTAACTGGAATtctatacacatttaaaaaggcTTTCAATATATATTACCACATTACCTACTGGAAAGATCTTACCTCTACATTCTCACCAGAAATGCTTAAGAGTGCCTTTATATCTCACGTCATTCCTTATCAATACTTGACATTACTCatctaaatatttataataccctatttttttaaactcagggTGTTATACATAAGCACCCAACTATAAATCATATTCAGTTATATTTCTAGTATTAACTTGTAATATCTTTTCAACAGAAAATCTCAACCTCTAGCATACAACCTCAACGAGGGCAAGAATTTTGTCTTTGTTGTTCACAATTATATTGCCATCTTCTGGGACAGTGTTGGCTACTCAGTAGGCAGTCAGTgaatattggttaaataaatggataaagaattggggtggggcttccctggtggcacagtggttgagagtccgcctgccgatgcaggggacacgggttcgtgccccgctccgggaggatcccacatgccacggagtggctgggcccatgagccatggcagctgagcctgcgcgtccggagcctgtgctccgcagcgggagaggccacaacagtgagaggcccgcctaccgcaaagaaaaaaaaaaaagaattggggtGGTGCTCTGGCCAGCTGTGGCTAAGGGGAATGCCCGCATCCCCCTCCTATTGGAATCCTCTTCTTAGGTGACCATTTTTCACCTGAGAATGGCTTCTACCTGTGGTACATCTCAGAGAGGTCTTAAGTGAAATTTCAAAATGGCAGCCTGTGGCCAAAAAGGATCTACAGACATATTTTGTTCGGccttcaaagtattttaaaaaggaatgggaAGGAGATTTCACATAAAGTCTCCAGCTCTCTGGCTTCTCTTGGCAATTGGAAGATCCAGCAGTGCTGGACTACCCATCTGGAATGGACAACACCAACTAGAACTGGGGAATGGATATCCCTGTAATTGGGGCACATAATTTCAGTTCACCACTGTCCCTACTTACCccacttcattcatttatgtgcCTACTTTGACCCTGAACACATTGGAGCTTTTGGCTTCAGCTTTAACCCATGATGGTGAGTGGGGTTTACCCCACTTACCAAAGTGGTTTACCCCACTTACCAAAACATTCTGATGTTTTGGTAAGAAGAAAACAGTGTCTGGGTTTTACCCTACCTAGTAAATCTCATCTCGCCCTTCCCCGCACTCCTTCAGAATTTATGATCTATCCCATGTTTGAGTTCGAACAACGGATGGGAGACAATTATACATAAATACTCTCACATTTCTGCAAAGTCTGGGTTTTCTGAGCAAAAAGCACTAGGAGATTGGGTTGAAAGATGACTGAATGGCAAACATGCCTTGGAAGTTAGAGATAAGCTATTGCTCCAGAAAGACTGAAGCTGGCTTTGCCAAGAGCTGTTTACTTACTTAATAgggtaaaaaacaaacagacaaaacccagAGACACATTTCCCCCTTCTCCTGGAGACACTTGCTTACATTTCATAGTGAAGGTCTCTCTTTCTCAGAAGGGGAAGATGGGTTGAACTGCCAGAACTCTATACATAAGCTCTGAGTCTCATAATTTCAGGGTCTCCTCCTACGGTGCAGCCTCACTACCGGTGCAGGTAAGCACCTGGTTCTCATTTGTGTCAACCTGTGGGAAATTGGGCTGCAGGGAACTGGCACTAGGATGCCCTGTGGGTGATAAGTGCTCTGCTTTCTGATCCAGAGGTCATGTGCTTccaaaaggaatataaataaaaataaataaatatcactatATATACGcaaatgttataaatataaaacagagatatacacatatatataacatatatatatatatataaaacaacattGTATATAAAACAACAACCCTCTTCAGTGGCAGTAGTTTTGTGTAATCATTCTGTACCCACTGCCATGTGGATTACACCTGGAAAAATTCTTCATTTTGACAACATTTCCTCAAACCTCAGCACCAAGATGACTCCATCGCCATCGCCTGGCTTAAGGCCGACTGTGTTCACTCTACTACTAAGAAtatctgataataataataataattttggggacttccctggtggtgcagtggttaagaatcgcctgccaatgcagcagacaagggttcgagccctggtcctggaagatcccacatgctgcggagcaactaagcctgtgcaccacaactactgagcccatgtgtcacaactactgaagcctgcgctcctagagcccgtgctccgcaacaagagaagccactgcaatgagaagcctgagcactgcaacaaagagtagcccctgctcaccacaactagagaaaggaagaaagcaaggaagacccaatgcagccagaaataaataaataaatttatcttttttaaaaaaaacttataaaaaataataatttttcttgttaCAGTGTTTTCCTCTTCTAATATGAAGTATAGTAGCCGGAGAATTGAGGTAAGAGTAGTGTGAGCATTTTTGACTTAAGGATTAACCAAAGCATCTTGTTAGAGACAAATCCTATCAAAGAACTcagagcccagggcttccctggaggcacagtggtttagagtctgcctgctgatgcaggggacacgggttcgtgccccagtccgggaagatcccacatgctgtggagcagctgggcccgtgagccatggccgctgagcctgcgcgtccagagcctgtgctccgcgacgggagaggccacatcagtgagaggtccacatatcgcaaaaaaaaaaaaaaaactcagagccCAAATCCTCAGCATATATCTTGGAAAAACCACAACTCACATACAGTTTATAGAGGAGCTAATTTCTGGGAAAATTATATCTTGACACGTATATTTCTTTTCTGGGGTGTTTCCCGTTGTCCACATAATGAAGTGAGTAGCTCTTTTggacatatttaatttttcttcttttaacataTTGAGAAATGAGGTAATTCTTTTTCCATTGGTAGAAAGATTTTCCTAGTTGTCTCATTTGTAAGTAAAGCGTTTGGAAAGAGCCTTGCAATTCTCTCAACTGACTCTTCTGTATTCTGTGAGCCTCTGAGAAAATGCATAGGTACTGCTTAGTGTTGAAAAAAGGACTTCATTGgcctaaaaagtaaataaatgaaataatggctgTTACTGCAGAGGTGTTTAAGCACTGGGAGAATCTGTATTTTGAGAGATGGAAGAAAGTCATCTAGGTAATGAAACTAGGGGATTATACTGCATCTCACCTGTTTCTAATGCCTGTTTCTAGTGTCAGtttccttttcctgtcttcttACACACAGGTGGCAAcagaatgaaaattaaacataaagcTCTCAATTACCACTCGTGATCTATGCCTATAAATATTCTGATATAATTAGTTATCAAATCTCTATACCCGGAGggtggggtggtggagggggaaggcCACAGTGAAAACTGTAAAGTTAGAGCTTACAGCTTAACCAACCAAAAAGCTGAATATTATATATTGGGTTACACTGACCTCTAGAGGTTGATAATAATATAAACTTGCTTAATTTGAAAATAGTTGGAGGGCCAAGGAGAATTAAAACCCATTTAGGGAGCTAACTCTCAAGTGTATAGTGAGGCACGTTTATAAGCCACTCTCAACAAAACAATTCAGCCAAATAATGAGGAACAGTTGTGTTCTGAATACAAATTCTGGGTTGGTTTGCAACCTAAGGATCACTATTACAGTAAATGTAACAGCAATTTTAAGCTGTTCTAAgggggaattttaaaaatcttagatcAATTCTATGGAAAGTaaatagaaaagagaatgaaataaaacagaaagtaaacagaaaagagaatagaagttttaaaaaacttaaaagttcTATTGTTTACAATGTAGGgcctttattttaaacatataaccATGAATCTTTACATATGTTAACATTGGTTTTTAAAAGTATTGTCTTACCTTGGTTCTTAAAAAACACCAGGCAtaagattttagtttttaaaactgtGATCTCCAGGATAACTTTGTACTTTAAAGGACTTCCTAAAGAGAATCTTGAAATTTCTTCAGATTACTTTATTAATATGATATGCGTATGTGTTTctgcattcattctttttctctttccttttagttCCCTCAGCCACCATTGTCACCCTTGCCTGTGAGATCCTGTCTTCTTACTATACCCccaaatcataaggatcagaaagagagagaaagaaatattccAAGCTTCATATCTTTCATACCTAAGCTCTCAGAGCCTGTTAGTCGATCTGATGAGTTTAGACCATCAAACAAGCAGAAGGAAGCACCGTTCAAGGTGTTAGAGGATCAGACTCTCAGGTCATTTGATAGCTCTATCTGGTCCAGAAACATGTGCTCTTTCTGGAAGGCTCACCATCACAGACAACACCTGGAGACAGGAGAGTAGGAAATCCAAGGAAACAGAGTGATGTGTCAACACTGAAATCTCTCACTTTGAAAAAGGACAGTCTTTGGTGTCCTTTGAGAATTTCAAGGAAGGCAATTTTCCTACAGATAGGGAAGTGGATATTGACTGCCATGGTGCTGAAGTGAGAAGAGCAGAAGAGAACACTCAATCTCTTTCATCAGGAAAGACACTATGAACAAGATTCAGAAGCTGGGTATATCAAACCAGTCAAGTTCCAAGAAGCCCTGCATTCAGAAATAACTCTAAGCCAGGATGAAGGGACTAGAAATGATAAAGCGGATTCAAAAACTGCTTCAGCACATAAAGGGGAAGTAATTGAGCCAAATCATATTTCAGAAGAGTATACTGTTCTTAAAAGTTTGTCCAATATAGTTCCTCATGACCCCATTGAAAAGCTCCCAGAAGATCACAGAAGCATGGagacaaacataaaaatatcagTAGCAGAGGCAACCAAACCAGAAATGAACGGGATGGTGCCTCTTATCCACATCACTTTCCCTGGAGATGAAACTCCCAAGGAACCAGCAATAACTAAACCAAGCCTCCAAAAAAGAAAGGGCATCCTTCATAACAACAGTAGCTTCAACATACTTGCAGACCAAGAAACGACAGGCATAAAATGAAAACCCATAGAAATAAGTTGGATTCAAAGACCAAGGCCAGTAACAGGACACCTCAGAATTTCATGGTTTCCATTGAAAGTTCCATGAAGCCTACCATGCACAAAACCAGCATAAAAACTCAAGTTTTTCCTGCTCTGGGGCTTGTGGACCCCAGACCTCGGCAATCACCCAAGTTTCAAAAGAGAATGCCACAGATAGAAAACAAGCAATCCACTTACCGGGCTTTGAAACCTGAAAAGCAAACATTCTCTTGCATCTGTAAAAATCCAGGAATAAAAACGTcttctgttcctctctctgctcaacCAACAGAGCCAAGACTAAATTACTTAGATCTGAAGTACAGTGACATGTTCAAAGAAATCAGTTCAACTGCAAATGGACGTGGAATCTACGAAACGTTCAGGACTCCTATTTATCGTCAGATGCGAGAGGCTGAACAGcatgaaaacaaatatttccGAGAGATATGCTCAGCTCCATCGGGCAGATGTATCACCAATAAATGTCGATCTTCACACAGCGAGAGGAGCAGCAAGAGCCGAACCAGACTCTCTcagaaaagaccacatattaaaCCCCCAAAGTCTTCTCTTGGCAttaaacaaaagcacaaaagtttaatttctaaagaaaagcgttggggctttcctggtggcgcagtggttgagagtccgcctgcagatgcaggggacgcgggttcgtgccccggtccgggaggatcccacatgccgcgaggcggctgggcctgtgagccatggccgctgagcctgcgcctgtgctccgcaacgggaggggccccgggagtgagaggcccgcgtaccgcaaaaaaaaaaaaaaagaaaagaaaagtgttgCCAGCCTGTAAGTAGCAATGACACTGAAAATGGTGATGGTATTTCAGAACCAGAATAGCAGATAAAGTCTTCAGGAAATGATTTTCTATCTTCCAAAGATGAAGCTCTGCCCATGAACATGGTTCAGACTCATGAACAGTCCACCGAACAGAATGAATTCCTTCCTGTCTCAGATTTGTCCATTGTGGAGGAAGTCTTGATGAAGGAGACATTTCTAGCAATCGGATACTTGCCACGAGCCTCAGAGATCTGCATGAACTCGAAGAGCAAATCACCAAACCCCATTTGTCCTTTCAGAAAACAGCTGGGCACTGCCCAGTGAGAAGAGTTCCAGCAAGCATGTACTGCAAGAAAAGCAGACTGTAGTATCTCCTGGTGAAACTAATTGCCAATCAAATTTTAACTAACGATGTAGAGTTTGATAGTGTTTCAGATAAGTCTAAAACACTTATGAGTTTCTCTTTccaagagaaacaagaaagtgCATCTTCTCAAGCATATCAACATTGGGCACATTCTTTGGATCATGATAGTTTGGCTAATAAGTCAATTCCATGTCAAACAT
This window contains:
- the MAP3K19 gene encoding LOW QUALITY PROTEIN: mitogen-activated protein kinase kinase kinase 19 (The sequence of the model RefSeq protein was modified relative to this genomic sequence to represent the inferred CDS: inserted 7 bases in 5 codons; deleted 1 base in 1 codon; substituted 2 bases at 2 genomic stop codons) yields the protein MNSMPKPERHAESLLDICHDTNSSPTDMMTVTKNQNIILQSISSREEFDQDDVCTHSILISEKGDPSGDGLDWQPRTEVFSSSNMKYSSRRIEFPQPPLSPLPVRSCLLTIPPNHKDQKERERNIPSFISFIPKLSEPVSRSDEFRPSNKQKEAPFKVLEDQTLRSFDSSIWSRNMCSFWKAHHHRQHLEXQESRKSKETEXCVNTEISHFEKGQSLVSFENFKEGNFPTDREVDIDCHGAEVRRAEENTQSLSSGKXHYEQDSEAGYIKPVKFQEALHSEITLSQDEGTRNDKADSKTASAHKGEVIEPNHISEEYTVLKSLSNIVPHDPIEKLPEDHRSMETNIKISVAEATKPEMNGMVPLIHITFPGDETPKEPAITKPSLQKRKGILHNNSSFNILADQXNDRHKMKTHRNKLDSKTKASNRTPQNFMVSIESSMKPTMHKTSIKTQVFPALGLVDPRPRQSPKFQKRMPQIENKQSTYRALKPEKQTFSCICKNPGIKTSSVPLSAQPTEPRLNYLDLKYSDMFKEISSTANGRGIYETFRTPIYRQMREAEQHENKYFREICSAPSGRCITNKCRSSHSERSSKSRTRLSQKRPHIKPPKSSLGIKQKHKSLISKEKQKCCQPVSSNDTENGDGISEPEXQIKSSGNDFLSSKDEALPMNMVQTHEQSTEQNEFLPVSDLSIVEEVLMKXDISSNRILATSLRDLHELEEXNHQTPFVLSENSWALPSEKSSSKHVLQEKQTVVSLVKLIANQILTNDVEFDSVSDKSKTLMSFSFQEKQESASSQAYQHWAHSLDHDSLANKSIPCQTFGKTLNDADSIAQEILDPVKNEESPDELLGCLAAELLALDEKDDNSCQIMADETDPESRNLARSKRGNTMQELGGETIVKIQRYSNGFGVCDKEERFFNSQEKKTFSENSLKYEEPILWTKGETLGKGAYGTVYCRLTCQGQLIAVEQVALDTSDKLTTEKEYRKLQEEVDLLKALKHVNTVAYLGTCFEENVVSIFMEFVPGGSISSIINHFGPLPEMVFCKYTKQILQGVAYLHENCVVHRDTKGNNIMLMPTGKIKLTDFGCVKCLAWAGLNGTHSDMLKSMHGTPYWMAPEIINDSGYGWKSDVWSIGCTVFEMATGKPPLASMDRMAAMFYIGAHRGLMPPLPEHFSENAADFVRVCLTGDQHERPSAVQILKHSFWKRSH